In a genomic window of Bordetella petrii:
- a CDS encoding M48 family metallopeptidase produces MPSNGQLELLFAEPAAPAPRAPEAAPLLTPPPASAPAATVATPRPDPLPPGARWREVVTEQQAIGFVLLRSRRRSIGFVVADDGLRVTAPNWVTLAQIDDAVREKSRWILAKLRDWQARKEQLALAQTRWQAGGELPYLGKRIVLGVGAESRQARLSGDADAPNDGDTLWLALPADADASRIRDAAQAWLQQRAGTLFGARLAHFLQISGLKIRRWRLSSAATRWGSCTSDGNIMLNWRLIHFAPAIIDYVIAHELAHLREMNHSRDFWAEVGNILPDFEEAKNVLRRHDPASLPQF; encoded by the coding sequence ATGCCCAGCAACGGCCAGCTTGAGCTTTTGTTCGCCGAACCCGCTGCCCCGGCGCCCCGCGCGCCCGAGGCCGCCCCCCTGCTGACGCCGCCGCCCGCTTCCGCTCCTGCCGCCACCGTCGCCACGCCGCGGCCCGATCCGCTGCCGCCAGGCGCCCGCTGGCGCGAGGTCGTCACCGAACAACAGGCCATCGGCTTCGTGCTGCTGCGCTCCCGCCGACGCAGCATCGGCTTCGTCGTGGCCGACGACGGCCTGCGCGTCACCGCGCCCAACTGGGTCACGCTGGCGCAAATCGACGACGCGGTGCGCGAAAAATCTCGCTGGATCCTCGCCAAGCTGCGCGACTGGCAGGCCCGCAAAGAACAACTGGCCCTGGCCCAGACCCGCTGGCAGGCCGGCGGCGAACTGCCCTACCTGGGCAAGCGCATCGTGCTGGGGGTGGGCGCCGAGTCGCGCCAGGCGCGCCTGTCGGGCGACGCCGATGCGCCCAACGACGGCGACACCCTGTGGCTGGCGCTGCCCGCCGACGCCGACGCCTCGCGCATCCGCGATGCCGCCCAGGCCTGGCTGCAGCAGCGCGCCGGCACGCTGTTCGGCGCCCGCCTGGCGCATTTCCTGCAGATCAGCGGCCTGAAAATCCGCCGCTGGCGGCTGTCGTCGGCGGCCACGCGTTGGGGCTCGTGCACCAGCGACGGCAACATCATGCTGAACTGGCGCCTGATCCACTTCGCGCCCGCCATCATCGACTACGTCATCGCCCACGAGCTGGCGCACCTGCGCGAAATGAACCACAGCCGCGACTTCTGGGCCGAGGTCGGCAACATCCTGCCCGACTTCGAAGAGGCCAAGAACGTGCTGCGGCGGCACGATCCGGCCAGCCTGCCGCAGTTCTAG
- a CDS encoding lysophospholipid acyltransferase family protein: MAWLRSLLYMVFLVVTVIPYAIACILWAPLPLHWRYKLTVGWPRLAIWGARVFCGIRWQIKGAENLPDGGCILLSKHQSAWETLFFPAHMPREVCYVYKKELHMLPFFGWGLALLRMIPIDRSKGRDAFEQVIRQGKVRLEEGRWPLLFPEGTRVAPGKTARFKMGGALLASRTGAVVIPVAHNAGECWRRNAFVKRPGMITVSIGPAIESQGISPDELNAKVQDWIEGEMRQLNPERYAQQRPA, encoded by the coding sequence ATGGCCTGGCTACGCTCGCTGCTGTATATGGTGTTCCTGGTGGTTACGGTGATTCCGTACGCCATCGCCTGTATTCTCTGGGCCCCGCTGCCGCTGCACTGGCGCTACAAGCTTACGGTGGGCTGGCCGCGCCTGGCTATCTGGGGCGCGCGGGTGTTCTGCGGCATCCGCTGGCAGATCAAGGGCGCGGAAAACCTGCCCGACGGCGGCTGCATCCTGCTGTCCAAGCACCAGTCGGCCTGGGAAACCCTGTTCTTCCCGGCCCACATGCCGCGCGAAGTCTGCTACGTGTACAAGAAAGAACTGCACATGCTGCCGTTCTTCGGCTGGGGCCTGGCGCTGCTGCGCATGATTCCCATCGACCGCTCCAAGGGCCGCGACGCCTTCGAGCAGGTCATCCGCCAGGGCAAGGTGCGGCTCGAAGAAGGCCGCTGGCCGCTGCTGTTTCCCGAAGGCACGCGGGTAGCCCCCGGCAAGACCGCGCGCTTCAAAATGGGCGGCGCGCTGCTGGCCTCGCGCACCGGCGCGGTGGTCATCCCGGTAGCCCACAACGCTGGCGAATGCTGGCGCCGCAATGCGTTCGTGAAGCGGCCCGGCATGATCACCGTGTCCATCGGGCCCGCGATAGAATCGCAGGGAATCTCCCCCGACGAGCTCAACGCCAAGGTACAGGACTGGATCGAAGGGGAAATGCGCCAACTCAATCCCGAAAGGTATGCCCAGCAACGGCCAGCTTGA
- the gcvA gene encoding transcriptional regulator GcvA, with protein sequence MDPFRHLPPLMTLRAFEAVGRHLSFSRAAEELFVTQGAISHQVRKLEHALGGPLFVRRTRAIAFTPRGQAYYQHVRAALDLLAQASRQARGAHAAAPQLKIGLLASFAARWLVPRLPAFTQAHPDIGLQLVPDIGLADVAAGDVDLAIRYGRGHWQGVHLVKLMPECLAPVCAPALLGRRRRFKSPGEILRYPLLVSHSRQPFEWDLWSQAQRVDLSSARTVHLHDYNIVIEAALAGQGIAMGRLRLIQPLLDAGALVPPAGQADCQDENTGWWLVLPRSALPAPAAAFCQWIQAQAAREHMANA encoded by the coding sequence ATGGACCCCTTCCGCCACCTGCCCCCGTTGATGACGCTGCGCGCCTTCGAGGCGGTGGGGCGGCACCTGAGCTTCAGCCGCGCCGCCGAAGAGTTGTTCGTGACGCAGGGCGCCATCAGCCATCAAGTGCGCAAGCTGGAGCACGCGCTGGGCGGCCCGCTTTTCGTGCGCCGCACCCGGGCCATCGCCTTCACGCCGCGCGGCCAGGCGTACTACCAGCACGTGCGCGCGGCCCTGGACCTGCTGGCGCAGGCGTCACGGCAGGCGCGCGGGGCCCACGCCGCGGCGCCGCAACTGAAAATCGGCCTGCTGGCCTCGTTCGCGGCGCGCTGGCTGGTGCCGCGGCTACCCGCCTTCACCCAGGCCCATCCCGACATCGGCCTGCAGTTGGTGCCCGATATCGGGCTGGCCGATGTGGCGGCCGGCGACGTGGACCTGGCCATACGCTATGGCCGCGGCCATTGGCAGGGCGTGCACCTGGTCAAGCTGATGCCTGAATGCCTGGCGCCAGTGTGCGCGCCCGCCCTGCTGGGGCGGAGGCGGCGGTTCAAGTCGCCCGGCGAGATCCTGCGCTATCCGCTGCTGGTCTCGCACTCGCGCCAGCCATTCGAATGGGACCTGTGGTCGCAGGCGCAGCGGGTGGACTTGTCCAGCGCCCGCACAGTGCATTTGCACGACTACAACATCGTGATCGAGGCGGCCCTGGCGGGGCAGGGCATCGCGATGGGAAGGCTGCGCCTGATCCAGCCGCTGCTGGACGCGGGCGCCCTGGTGCCGCCGGCCGGGCAGGCAGACTGCCAGGATGAAAACACCGGCTGGTGGCTGGTGCTGCCGCGTTCGGCGCTGCCGGCGCCGGCGGCGGCCTTTTGCCAATGGATACAGGCCCAGGCCGCCCGGGAGCATATGGCCAACGCATGA
- a CDS encoding RidA family protein — MSSTITARVQALGLPLEPAGGPAANYVSKVQVGDLLFVSGQVPRQGDKPAWLGRVGDTLSEEEGRQAARQAALGVLAHLADAVGDDLARVARVVRLGVFVACTPEFQRQSAVADGASDLMVEVLGEAGRHARTAVGVASLPRGVAVEVEAIIQIKP; from the coding sequence ATGTCTTCCACGATTACTGCCCGCGTCCAGGCCCTGGGCCTGCCCCTGGAACCGGCCGGCGGCCCCGCGGCCAATTACGTTTCCAAGGTGCAGGTGGGCGACCTGCTGTTCGTGTCGGGCCAGGTGCCGCGCCAGGGCGACAAGCCCGCATGGCTGGGCCGGGTGGGCGACACGCTGAGCGAAGAGGAAGGCCGCCAGGCCGCTCGCCAGGCCGCGCTGGGTGTGCTGGCCCATCTGGCCGATGCGGTCGGCGACGACCTGGCGCGGGTGGCGCGCGTGGTGCGCCTGGGCGTGTTCGTGGCCTGCACGCCGGAATTCCAGCGCCAGAGCGCCGTGGCCGATGGCGCGTCCGACCTGATGGTCGAAGTGCTGGGCGAGGCCGGCCGCCACGCACGCACCGCGGTGGGCGTGGCATCGCTGCCGCGCGGCGTGGCGGTCGAGGTCGAGGCCATCATCCAGATCAAGCCCTAG
- a CDS encoding crotonase/enoyl-CoA hydratase family protein yields the protein MSDLIKVEVVDGIQIITVNRPEAKNAINLEAAQAMAAALDQLDSRDDIGIGILTGAGGTFSSGMDLKAFAQSRQRPLIEGRGFAGLNERPPRKPLIAAVEGYALAGGCEMALAADLIVAARNAKFGLPEVKRGLVAGSGGMLRLPRRLPYHIAMEIILTGDMLDAERAHGYGLVNRLTEPGKALEGALELARVIVENGPLAVQTAKSIVAQAIDWEQDGMFDRQRPLIAHIFTSADAKEGATAFAEKRKPVWQGK from the coding sequence ATGTCCGACCTGATCAAAGTGGAAGTGGTTGACGGTATTCAGATCATCACCGTCAACCGTCCCGAAGCCAAGAACGCCATCAACCTGGAAGCCGCCCAGGCCATGGCCGCCGCGCTGGACCAGCTGGACAGCCGCGACGACATCGGCATCGGCATCCTGACGGGCGCGGGCGGCACGTTTTCGTCGGGCATGGACCTGAAGGCCTTCGCGCAAAGCCGCCAGCGCCCGCTGATCGAAGGCCGCGGCTTCGCCGGGCTGAACGAGCGGCCGCCGCGCAAGCCCCTGATCGCCGCCGTCGAAGGCTACGCGCTGGCCGGGGGCTGTGAAATGGCCCTGGCCGCCGACCTGATCGTGGCGGCCCGCAATGCCAAGTTCGGCCTGCCCGAAGTCAAGCGCGGGCTGGTGGCTGGCTCGGGCGGCATGCTGCGCCTGCCGCGCCGCCTGCCGTACCACATCGCCATGGAAATCATTCTTACCGGCGACATGCTCGATGCCGAGCGGGCCCATGGCTACGGCCTGGTCAACCGCCTGACCGAACCGGGCAAGGCCCTGGAAGGCGCGCTGGAACTCGCCCGCGTCATCGTCGAGAACGGCCCGCTGGCGGTGCAGACCGCCAAGAGCATCGTGGCCCAGGCCATCGACTGGGAGCAGGACGGCATGTTCGACCGCCAGCGCCCGCTGATCGCGCACATTTTCACCTCGGCCGACGCCAAGGAAGGCGCGACCGCCTTCGCCGAAAAGCGCAAACCCGTGTGGCAGGGCAAGTAG
- the gmhB gene encoding D-glycero-beta-D-manno-heptose 1,7-bisphosphate 7-phosphatase, producing MKLIVLDRDGVINQDSDAFVKSPDEWIALPGSLAAIARLSQAGYTVVVASNQSGVARGLFDMATLNAIHAKLHRELAQAGGAVDAIFLCPHGPDDGCACRKPLPGMYHDIARRYDIDLAGVPAVGDSLRDLQAAAAVGCTPWLVLTGNGGKTRQGELPPGTRVARDLSAVADALLQEA from the coding sequence GTGAAGCTCATCGTCCTCGACCGCGACGGCGTCATCAACCAGGACAGCGACGCCTTCGTCAAAAGCCCCGATGAATGGATCGCCCTGCCGGGCAGCCTGGCTGCCATCGCCCGGCTGTCGCAGGCCGGCTATACGGTGGTGGTGGCCAGCAACCAGTCGGGCGTGGCGCGCGGCCTGTTCGACATGGCCACGCTCAATGCCATTCATGCCAAGCTGCACCGCGAACTGGCCCAGGCCGGCGGCGCCGTCGACGCCATTTTCCTGTGCCCGCACGGCCCCGACGACGGCTGCGCCTGCCGCAAGCCGCTGCCGGGCATGTACCACGACATCGCCCGCCGCTACGACATCGATCTGGCCGGCGTGCCCGCCGTGGGTGACTCGCTGCGCGATCTGCAGGCGGCCGCCGCCGTCGGCTGCACGCCCTGGCTGGTGCTGACCGGCAACGGCGGCAAGACCCGCCAGGGCGAGCTGCCCCCCGGCACGCGCGTTGCCCGCGACCTGTCGGCCGTGGCCGACGCCCTGTTGCAGGAAGCCTGA
- a CDS encoding aminotransferase class V-fold PLP-dependent enzyme: protein MPHAALSDADVERLRQATPGVAQVVHFNHAGASLPSAATVQAVIDHLHREAAAGPMEAARAAEDTLAAARQRAARLIGAQPGEIAFASGCSDAWGRAFAALGPWKPGDRILVGRHEWGGNLATMQQVAGRAGARIESIPCDAEGRVDPAALQVMLDERVRLVSLTWLPANGGLINPAAAIGAVARRHGVPYIVDAAQALGQLPIDVAAVGCDVLVAPVRKHLRGPRGLSLLYVRDGFAGRLAPAFVDTSSAPIGADGASVLCAGAQCLETSEQPVALVCGLANALQEALDLGIDAIRARIDATAGALRERLARIPGVTLHDLGGPCSALVSFNVEGLVAADVRQALARQGINITVNGVPYTPLDMQARGLDSVARASVSYLTSGAEIDRLVAAVAQLARR, encoded by the coding sequence ATGCCCCATGCCGCATTATCCGATGCCGATGTCGAGCGCCTGCGCCAGGCCACGCCCGGCGTTGCGCAGGTCGTGCATTTCAATCATGCAGGCGCGTCGCTGCCGTCGGCCGCCACGGTGCAGGCGGTGATCGACCATCTGCACCGGGAAGCGGCGGCGGGTCCCATGGAAGCGGCACGGGCCGCCGAAGATACGTTGGCGGCCGCGCGCCAGCGGGCGGCCAGGCTGATCGGCGCCCAGCCCGGCGAAATCGCCTTTGCCTCGGGATGCTCCGACGCCTGGGGTCGGGCTTTCGCCGCGCTGGGGCCATGGAAGCCGGGCGATCGCATTCTGGTGGGCCGGCACGAATGGGGCGGCAACCTGGCCACCATGCAGCAGGTGGCCGGCCGGGCTGGCGCCCGCATCGAGTCGATTCCGTGCGACGCCGAAGGCCGCGTCGACCCCGCGGCGCTGCAGGTCATGCTGGACGAACGGGTCAGGCTGGTGTCGCTGACCTGGCTGCCCGCCAATGGCGGTCTCATCAATCCGGCCGCCGCCATCGGCGCCGTGGCGCGCCGCCACGGCGTTCCCTACATCGTGGATGCCGCGCAGGCGCTGGGGCAATTGCCCATCGACGTGGCCGCGGTGGGGTGCGACGTGCTGGTGGCGCCCGTGCGCAAGCACCTGCGCGGGCCGCGCGGGCTCTCGCTGCTGTATGTGCGCGATGGTTTCGCCGGGCGCCTGGCGCCGGCATTCGTGGATACCTCGTCTGCTCCCATCGGCGCCGACGGCGCCTCGGTGCTGTGCGCGGGCGCGCAGTGCCTGGAAACCAGCGAGCAGCCGGTGGCCCTGGTCTGCGGACTGGCCAACGCCTTGCAGGAAGCGCTGGACCTGGGCATCGATGCGATCCGCGCCCGCATCGACGCCACTGCCGGCGCGCTGCGCGAGCGGTTGGCCCGCATTCCGGGCGTGACGCTGCACGACCTGGGCGGGCCCTGCTCGGCCCTGGTGTCGTTCAACGTAGAAGGTCTCGTCGCCGCCGACGTGCGCCAGGCGCTGGCGCGGCAGGGCATCAATATCACCGTCAACGGCGTGCCCTACACGCCGCTGGACATGCAGGCGCGCGGCCTGGATTCCGTGGCGCGGGCCTCGGTCAGCTACCTGACTTCCGGCGCCGAAATCGACCGCTTGGTCGCCGCCGTGGCGCAACTGGCGCGGCGCTGA
- the glyS gene encoding glycine--tRNA ligase subunit beta yields the protein MTTNTRPLLVELLTEELPPKALQKLGQAFAEGVRATLHKHGLLADGCQATAFATPRRLAVRLSQVREQAPDQDYAEKLMPVKVGLDADGNATPALLKKLAAKGLEGIAPASLARESDGKQDYLVARGTAPGAKLADGLQEGLLAAIDGLPIPKVMRYQLADGVTTVKFVRPAHGLVALHGADVVSVSALGLSAGRRTLGHRFMADAPVDVADADAYETVLAEQGRVVASFEARRAEIDSQLQAHAARLGATLGTDPEVAALLDEVTALVEHPTVYVGQFDEQFLQVPQECLILTMRLNQKYFPLFDPASGKLTHRFLIVSNMHTDDPVNIVEGNQRVVRPRLADAQFFFDTDRKTPLAARVQQLGSIVYHNKLGTQLERVERVRAIARGVAGLLGGDAAAADRAALLAKADLGTNMVGEFPELQGIMGAYYAAGDGEPGDVVRALREQYRIRLDAPVTADSLTAAVLFIAERAETLVGIWGIGLAPTGERDPFGLRRAALGLISAFEQLAAGGLLAASANGPLSLDGLLELAAGTFPAGKIATATVPEVRAFIYERYRNQLAAEFDRNAVDAVIALAPPLHQAAARVRAVTAFGQLPEAASLAAANKRIGNLLKKAEGDIGAVDASRLAEPAEQALAAAVAALRPQAEAQLQAGDFAGSLSTLAQAREPVDAFFADVMVMADDPAVRANRLALLAQLHGMMNQVADISRLAQ from the coding sequence ATGACAACGAACACCCGCCCCCTGCTGGTCGAACTGCTGACCGAAGAACTTCCTCCCAAGGCCCTGCAAAAGCTGGGCCAGGCCTTCGCTGAAGGCGTGCGCGCCACGCTGCACAAGCATGGCCTGCTGGCCGATGGCTGCCAGGCCACCGCCTTCGCCACGCCGCGCCGCCTGGCGGTGCGCCTGTCGCAGGTGCGCGAGCAGGCTCCCGACCAGGACTACGCCGAGAAACTCATGCCCGTGAAAGTGGGCCTGGACGCCGACGGCAACGCCACGCCCGCCCTGCTGAAAAAGCTGGCCGCCAAGGGCTTGGAAGGCATCGCCCCCGCCAGCCTGGCGCGCGAATCCGACGGCAAGCAAGACTACCTGGTCGCGCGCGGCACCGCTCCGGGCGCCAAGCTGGCCGACGGGCTGCAAGAAGGCCTGCTCGCCGCCATCGACGGCCTGCCCATTCCCAAGGTCATGCGCTACCAGTTGGCCGACGGCGTCACCACCGTGAAATTCGTGCGCCCCGCGCATGGCCTGGTCGCCCTGCATGGCGCCGACGTGGTGTCGGTGTCGGCGCTGGGCCTGTCGGCCGGCCGCCGCACCCTGGGACACCGCTTCATGGCGGATGCGCCGGTCGACGTGGCCGACGCCGACGCCTATGAAACCGTGCTGGCCGAACAGGGCCGCGTGGTGGCCTCGTTCGAGGCGCGCCGCGCCGAAATCGACAGCCAGCTGCAGGCGCATGCCGCGCGCCTGGGCGCCACCCTGGGCACCGACCCCGAAGTGGCCGCACTGCTGGACGAAGTCACCGCCCTGGTCGAACACCCCACGGTGTACGTGGGCCAGTTCGACGAGCAGTTCCTGCAAGTGCCGCAGGAATGCCTGATTCTCACCATGCGGCTGAACCAGAAGTACTTCCCGCTGTTCGACCCGGCCTCCGGCAAGCTGACGCACCGCTTCCTGATCGTCAGCAACATGCACACCGACGACCCGGTCAACATCGTCGAAGGCAATCAGCGCGTGGTGCGCCCGCGCCTGGCCGACGCCCAGTTCTTCTTCGACACCGACCGCAAGACCCCGCTGGCCGCCCGCGTGCAGCAGCTGGGCAGCATCGTCTACCACAACAAGCTGGGCACCCAGCTCGAGCGCGTCGAACGCGTGCGCGCCATCGCGCGCGGCGTGGCCGGCCTGCTGGGCGGCGACGCCGCGGCCGCCGATCGCGCGGCCCTGCTGGCCAAGGCCGACCTGGGCACCAACATGGTGGGCGAATTCCCCGAGCTGCAAGGCATCATGGGCGCCTACTACGCGGCCGGCGACGGCGAGCCCGGCGACGTGGTGCGGGCGCTGCGCGAGCAATACCGCATCCGGCTCGACGCCCCGGTCACCGCCGACTCGCTGACCGCGGCCGTGCTGTTCATCGCCGAACGCGCCGAAACCCTGGTGGGCATCTGGGGCATCGGCTTGGCGCCCACCGGCGAGCGCGACCCGTTCGGCCTGCGCCGCGCCGCGCTGGGCCTGATCAGCGCCTTCGAGCAACTGGCTGCCGGCGGCCTGCTGGCTGCCAGCGCCAACGGCCCGCTGTCGCTCGACGGCCTGCTGGAACTGGCCGCGGGCACCTTCCCCGCAGGCAAGATCGCGACCGCCACCGTGCCCGAGGTGCGCGCCTTCATCTACGAACGCTATCGCAACCAACTGGCCGCCGAGTTCGACCGCAATGCCGTCGACGCCGTGATCGCGCTGGCCCCGCCGCTGCACCAGGCCGCCGCGCGCGTGCGGGCCGTGACGGCGTTCGGCCAACTGCCCGAAGCCGCCAGCCTGGCCGCCGCCAATAAGCGCATAGGCAACCTGCTCAAGAAGGCCGAAGGCGACATCGGCGCCGTCGATGCCAGCCGCCTGGCCGAACCCGCCGAACAGGCGCTGGCCGCCGCGGTCGCGGCGCTGCGCCCGCAGGCCGAGGCCCAGCTGCAGGCCGGCGACTTCGCCGGCAGCCTCAGCACGCTGGCCCAGGCGCGCGAGCCGGTCGATGCGTTCTTCGCCGACGTCATGGTCATGGCCGACGATCCGGCCGTGCGCGCCAACCGGCTGGCGCTGCTGGCGCAGTTGCACGGCATGATGAACCAGGTGGCCGATATTTCCAGGTTGGCACAGTGA
- the glyQ gene encoding glycine--tRNA ligase subunit alpha has translation MLTFQQIILTLQDYWDKQGCALLQPYDMEVGAGTSHTATFLRAIGPEPWRAAYVQPSRRPKDGRYGENPNRLQHYYQYQVVLKPAPPEILDLYIGSLKALGIDPTRHDIRFVEDDWENPTLGAWGLGWEVWLNGMEVTQFTYFQQVGGLDCTPTTGEITYGLERLAMYLQGVESVYDLVWTEGAHGNRVLYRDVFHQNEVEQSTYNFEHASADMLFAHFNDYETEAKRLMDVPLALPAYEATLKAAHTFNLLDARGAISVTERAAYIGRIRNLSRAVAQAYYDSRERLGFPMLTGRRAGEAA, from the coding sequence ATGCTCACTTTTCAGCAAATCATCCTTACGCTCCAGGACTACTGGGACAAGCAGGGCTGCGCCCTGCTGCAGCCATACGACATGGAAGTCGGCGCCGGCACCTCGCATACGGCCACCTTCCTGCGCGCCATCGGGCCCGAGCCCTGGCGCGCGGCCTACGTGCAGCCCTCGCGCCGGCCCAAAGACGGCCGCTACGGCGAAAACCCCAACCGCCTGCAGCACTATTACCAGTACCAGGTCGTGCTGAAGCCGGCGCCCCCCGAAATCCTCGACCTGTACATCGGTTCCCTCAAGGCGCTGGGCATCGATCCCACCCGGCACGACATCCGCTTCGTCGAAGACGACTGGGAAAACCCCACGCTGGGCGCGTGGGGCCTGGGCTGGGAAGTCTGGCTCAACGGCATGGAAGTCACCCAGTTCACCTACTTCCAGCAGGTGGGCGGGCTCGACTGCACGCCCACCACCGGCGAAATCACCTACGGCCTGGAACGCCTGGCCATGTACCTGCAGGGCGTGGAAAGCGTGTACGACCTGGTCTGGACCGAAGGCGCGCACGGCAACCGCGTGCTGTACCGCGACGTGTTCCACCAGAACGAAGTCGAACAGTCCACCTATAACTTCGAACACGCCTCGGCCGACATGCTTTTCGCGCACTTCAACGACTACGAAACCGAAGCCAAGCGCCTGATGGACGTGCCCCTGGCGCTGCCCGCCTACGAGGCCACGCTGAAAGCCGCCCACACCTTCAACCTGCTCGACGCGCGCGGCGCCATCAGCGTCACCGAGCGCGCCGCCTACATCGGCCGCATCCGCAACTTGTCGCGCGCCGTGGCGCAGGCCTACTACGATTCCCGTGAACGACTGGGCTTCCCCATGCTGACCGGACGCCGCGCCGGGGAGGCTGCCTGA
- a CDS encoding fumarate hydratase, producing MSVLIKEEDFIQSIADGIQFISYYHPVDYIRHLARAYEREESPAARDAMAQILTNSRMCAEGKRPLCQDTGIVNVFLKVGMDVRFDTRRTLQELCDEGVRRGYTNPDNPLRASVLDDPIFARKNTRDNTPCILHVELVPGDKVDVQIASKGGGSENKSKFAMLNPSDSLVDWVLKTVPTMGAGWCPPGMLGIGVGGTAEKAMLMAKQSLMDDIDMYELLARGPQNKLEELRIELYEKVNALGIGAQGLGGLTTVLDVKINTFPTHAASKPVAMIPNCAATRHAHFVLDGSGAARLDPPSLSEWPEVHWAPDYNKSKQVNLDTLTPEEVASWKPGQTLLLSGKMLTGRDAAHKRIQDMLAKGEPLPVDFTNRVIYYVGPVDPVRDEVVGPAGPTTATRMDKFTDMMLAKTGLIAMIGKSERGPVAIEAIRNHKSAYLMAVGGAAYLVSKAIRQARVLAFEDLGMEAIYEFDVKDMPVTVAVDSQGTSVHTTGPKEWQARIGKIPVAVA from the coding sequence ATGTCCGTTCTCATCAAAGAAGAAGACTTCATCCAGTCTATTGCTGATGGCATCCAGTTCATCAGCTACTACCATCCCGTCGACTACATCCGCCACCTGGCCCGCGCCTACGAGCGCGAAGAAAGCCCGGCCGCGCGCGACGCGATGGCGCAGATCCTCACCAATTCGCGCATGTGCGCCGAAGGCAAGCGCCCGCTGTGCCAGGACACCGGCATCGTCAACGTCTTCCTGAAGGTCGGCATGGACGTGCGCTTCGACACCCGCCGCACCCTGCAGGAGCTGTGCGACGAAGGCGTGCGCCGCGGCTACACCAACCCCGACAACCCGCTGCGCGCCTCGGTGCTCGACGACCCGATCTTCGCCCGCAAGAACACCCGCGACAACACCCCCTGTATCCTGCACGTCGAGCTCGTCCCCGGCGACAAGGTCGACGTGCAAATCGCCTCGAAGGGCGGCGGTTCTGAAAACAAGTCGAAGTTCGCCATGCTCAATCCCAGCGATTCGCTGGTCGACTGGGTGCTGAAAACCGTGCCCACCATGGGCGCGGGCTGGTGCCCGCCGGGCATGCTGGGCATCGGCGTGGGCGGCACGGCCGAAAAGGCCATGCTGATGGCCAAGCAGTCGCTGATGGACGACATCGACATGTACGAGCTGCTGGCGCGCGGCCCGCAGAACAAGCTCGAAGAGCTGCGCATCGAGCTCTACGAAAAGGTCAATGCGCTGGGCATCGGCGCGCAAGGCCTGGGCGGCCTGACCACCGTGCTCGACGTCAAGATCAACACCTTCCCGACGCACGCGGCGTCCAAGCCCGTGGCCATGATCCCCAACTGCGCGGCCACGCGCCACGCGCACTTCGTGCTCGACGGCTCCGGCGCCGCCCGCCTCGATCCGCCGTCGCTGTCCGAATGGCCCGAAGTGCACTGGGCGCCCGACTACAACAAGTCGAAGCAGGTCAACCTGGACACGCTCACCCCTGAAGAAGTGGCCAGCTGGAAACCCGGCCAGACCCTGCTGCTGTCGGGCAAGATGCTTACCGGCCGCGATGCCGCGCACAAGCGCATCCAGGACATGCTGGCCAAGGGCGAGCCGCTGCCCGTCGACTTCACCAACCGCGTCATCTACTACGTGGGCCCGGTCGATCCGGTGCGCGACGAAGTGGTCGGCCCGGCCGGCCCCACCACCGCCACCCGCATGGACAAGTTCACCGACATGATGCTCGCCAAGACCGGCCTGATCGCCATGATCGGCAAGTCCGAGCGCGGCCCGGTGGCCATCGAGGCCATCCGCAACCACAAGTCGGCCTACCTGATGGCCGTCGGCGGCGCGGCCTACCTGGTGTCCAAGGCCATTCGCCAGGCGCGCGTGCTGGCCTTCGAAGACCTGGGCATGGAAGCCATCTACGAGTTCGACGTGAAAGACATGCCCGTCACCGTGGCGGTCGATTCGCAGGGCACCTCGGTGCACACCACCGGCCCCAAAGAATGGCAGGCGCGCATCGGCAAGATCCCGGTGGCCGTGGCCTGA